Genomic window (Fodinibius salicampi):
CTGGTATTGAATTTGTTGAGTAGTAGGTCTTACCTCATCCGGAGAAATACCCGGCCACTCGGAAGAATGATTTCCATCTTGGCATCCCAGGATTGTAATGAATAATAGGGTTAAAAAAACAAAAAGAAAGCTCTTTTCTTTCATTTCCTAATCAATAATTTGAGGAATTGTTTTATTATTGGCTATTTATAATACTGAATTTGCAGAAGTTTGCAAATAGGGAGTTGGTTTTGATTAAAAAAATACGTTTGTTTTTGAAGTTCGGATTTTAAAATCAGTAATCTTAAAGGGATTTTTTACAGATTGTTTAACTATGGAACTTGCAACTATTGATTGGGTAATGATTGGAGCGTATATGCTCTTTTCATTAGTGATTGGTATCTATGTAGCCCGGAAGGCAGGGAAAAATTCAACTCAATACTTTGCAGCCGGTAAAAATATGCCGTGGTGGCTACTGGGTATTTCAATGGTTGCAACGACTTTTTCAACTGATACTCCCAATCTTGTCGCTAATATTGTCCGGACCGATGGCGTTGCAGGTAACTGGGTTTGGTGGGCTTTTTTGCTTACGGGTATGCTTACGGTATTTGTATATGCCCACCTTTGGAAGCGTTCTGGCGTGCTCACAGATGTAGAGTTTTATGAGTTGCGCTATAGCGGTAAGATGGCGGCTTTTTTGCGGGGATTTCGAGCTGTATATCTCGGGTTTGTTTTCAATGTAGTTATTATGGCGACGGTTTCACTGGCTGCCATTAAAATTGCTGGGGTGCTAATGGGGCTTTCGCCCGTGGAAACAGTTGTTATTACGGGAGCGGTAACTGTGATATATAGTTCGCTTGGTGGTCTGCGGGGGGTTTTACTAACGGACCTTTTCCAGTTTTTCCTAGCTATAGGGGGAAGTTTCATCGCTGCTTATGTGGCTCTTAATCATCCTGATGTGGGTGGTTTTGAAGGCCTCCTTCAACACAAAGATGTGGTAAGTAAGCTCAATATCTTACCCGACTTTTCCGATCCTTCTCAGGCAATAGGGATTTTTATTATTCCACTAGCTGTTCAGTGGTGGAGCGTATACTACCCAGGTGCGGAGCCGGGCGGCGGCGGTTATATTGCTCAGCGTATGTTTGCGGCCAAAGACGAAAATAATTCCATTGCGGCTGTTTTCTTTTTTAACGCTGCTCATTATGCTTTGCGTCCCTGGCCCTGGATTATTGTTGGACTTTGCTCAATTATCGTTTTCCCGGATGTGGCTGCTATGAAGGAAGCTTTCCCGGATGCGGCATCGGTAGCGGATGATGATATGGGCTATGCCGCTATGCTGACCTTTATCCCTACCGGTTGGCTGGGCGTTGTGGTGGCTTCACTGACAGCGGCCTATATGTCAACAATATCCACACATCTCAACTGGGGATCGTCTTATTTAGTAAATGATTTTTATCAGCGATTTATCCGACCCGAAAGTTCAGAGAAAGAATTGGTAATGGTGGGGCGACTTTCCACAGTCTTCTTAATGATTGTGGCCGGATTTTTAGCTCTGGCAATGCAGAATGCATTGGATAGTTTTCAGATTCTTCTCCAGATTGGGGCAGGAACCGGATTGCTCTTTATTCTGCGATGGTTCTGGTGGCGCATTAATGCCGGTAGCGAAATTGCAGCGATGGTTATCTCCTTTGTTATTGCTATGTATTTTCAATTTTTTCATGTCCATACCGGACTTCCAGAATTGACGGGCTGGCAGGAAATTGTCATTGGAGTTATTATAACGACGATTGGTTGGGTTTCGGCCACTTATATGATTCGTCCTACTTCCAAGGAAACACTCTTTCGTTTCTATGAGATAGCACGACCCGGCGGACCCGGATGGGAGAGAGTATTAAATATGGCGGAGAACGAAGGTAAAAAGGTCAAAAAATATAAGGATGAAGCATGGCGTGTACCACAGGGAATTTTCTGTATGGTTTTAGCCTGTGTCGCTGTTTATGGAACGCTTTTCGCTACCGGTTATTGGATTTACGGCAATTGGATT
Coding sequences:
- a CDS encoding sodium:solute symporter family protein, translating into MELATIDWVMIGAYMLFSLVIGIYVARKAGKNSTQYFAAGKNMPWWLLGISMVATTFSTDTPNLVANIVRTDGVAGNWVWWAFLLTGMLTVFVYAHLWKRSGVLTDVEFYELRYSGKMAAFLRGFRAVYLGFVFNVVIMATVSLAAIKIAGVLMGLSPVETVVITGAVTVIYSSLGGLRGVLLTDLFQFFLAIGGSFIAAYVALNHPDVGGFEGLLQHKDVVSKLNILPDFSDPSQAIGIFIIPLAVQWWSVYYPGAEPGGGGYIAQRMFAAKDENNSIAAVFFFNAAHYALRPWPWIIVGLCSIIVFPDVAAMKEAFPDAASVADDDMGYAAMLTFIPTGWLGVVVASLTAAYMSTISTHLNWGSSYLVNDFYQRFIRPESSEKELVMVGRLSTVFLMIVAGFLALAMQNALDSFQILLQIGAGTGLLFILRWFWWRINAGSEIAAMVISFVIAMYFQFFHVHTGLPELTGWQEIVIGVIITTIGWVSATYMIRPTSKETLFRFYEIARPGGPGWERVLNMAENEGKKVKKYKDEAWRVPQGIFCMVLACVAVYGTLFATGYWIYGNWILAGFITVVSIVASMMLFKAWRKLINMNPDDLYE